One window of Phycisphaeraceae bacterium genomic DNA carries:
- a CDS encoding recombinase family protein, with translation MTIVRCAVYTRKSSEEGLEQAFNSLDAQREAGHDYIRSQKHQGWIAVNGQYDDGGYSGGSTERPGLQKLLEDIRARRVDVVLVYKVDRLSRSLADFARLMQIFDEHHVSFVSVTQQFNTTTSMGRLTLNMLLSFAQFEREVSGERIRDKIAATKKKGIWVCGQPPLGYRLPKKEEERRLWVVPSEATLVRTIYQQYIESGELVGIAERLNAKGHATRKWQSSKGRWHGGRSLTAKYIYRVLTNPVYLGKITHTRQGNTEVWDGLHEAIVDRRTWDAVQSKMEIANRDVRHRWTHTHLLKGLLRTHAGHAMSPTSVRRASKGMSKKENQTRLVRYYVSQQAIRQGYRSCPIGSLNAAHIDELVRAVVMNFIAEKHSANWSSLTPEKRDHFIREVIREVVVAPDHLEIQINERKSGTHAEEPSAILRKDMLLQQPRTLMPICPIKPEVNRREGVTILRLSVQIKKLDGRRMLLAPDGRELVVQADVAGQPLPREHLVRAIGQAFFWLREIIENGKSVRDIARGERLSASRVHNLLHLTRLGPAALKAILTGAVRQTLQLSEVSGIAQQLDWRRQAQMLESR, from the coding sequence ATGACCATTGTGCGATGCGCGGTCTACACGCGCAAGTCGAGTGAGGAAGGTCTGGAACAAGCCTTCAACTCGTTGGACGCTCAGCGAGAGGCCGGGCATGACTACATTCGCAGTCAGAAGCATCAAGGCTGGATTGCGGTCAACGGGCAGTATGACGACGGAGGCTATTCCGGCGGCAGCACGGAACGGCCGGGACTCCAGAAACTCCTGGAAGATATTCGTGCTCGCCGTGTGGATGTCGTTTTGGTGTACAAGGTCGATCGGCTGTCGCGATCGCTCGCCGATTTTGCGCGGCTGATGCAGATCTTTGACGAGCACCACGTGAGCTTTGTTTCGGTCACGCAGCAATTCAATACGACCACTTCCATGGGACGGCTTACGCTCAACATGCTGTTGTCCTTCGCGCAGTTCGAACGGGAAGTATCGGGAGAACGCATCCGCGACAAGATTGCAGCGACCAAGAAGAAGGGAATTTGGGTCTGTGGTCAGCCGCCGCTGGGATATCGCCTGCCCAAAAAGGAAGAGGAACGGCGGCTGTGGGTTGTTCCGAGCGAAGCCACGCTGGTTCGGACGATCTATCAGCAATACATCGAATCAGGCGAGTTGGTTGGAATTGCCGAGCGATTGAACGCGAAAGGGCACGCCACCAGGAAGTGGCAGAGTTCAAAGGGGCGATGGCACGGCGGGCGCTCACTGACGGCTAAATACATTTATCGTGTCCTGACGAATCCGGTTTACCTGGGCAAGATCACGCACACTCGTCAGGGCAACACGGAAGTGTGGGATGGCCTGCACGAGGCAATCGTCGATCGTCGAACATGGGATGCCGTTCAATCCAAAATGGAAATCGCTAATCGCGATGTTCGTCATCGGTGGACGCATACACACCTACTGAAGGGCTTGCTCAGAACACACGCGGGTCATGCGATGAGCCCGACAAGCGTGCGGCGTGCATCAAAGGGAATGTCCAAGAAGGAAAATCAAACGCGGCTCGTTCGTTACTACGTCAGCCAGCAGGCGATAAGGCAGGGATACCGCTCATGCCCTATCGGATCACTAAATGCGGCTCACATCGATGAATTGGTGCGCGCCGTAGTGATGAACTTCATTGCGGAAAAGCACTCGGCAAACTGGAGCAGCCTCACGCCTGAAAAGCGAGACCACTTCATCCGAGAAGTGATTCGAGAGGTTGTGGTTGCACCCGATCATCTCGAGATCCAAATCAACGAGAGGAAGAGTGGAACGCACGCAGAGGAACCTTCTGCGATCTTGCGAAAGGACATGTTGCTACAGCAACCAAGAACTTTAATGCCGATCTGTCCAATCAAGCCGGAGGTGAATCGCCGAGAGGGTGTGACCATCCTGCGTCTGTCCGTTCAAATCAAGAAACTTGATGGCCGCCGTATGTTGCTGGCACCGGATGGACGCGAGCTTGTCGTGCAGGCCGATGTGGCAGGACAACCGTTGCCGAGGGAACACTTGGTTCGCGCGATTGGACAAGCTTTCTTCTGGCTGCGGGAAATCATCGAGAATGGCAAGTCGGTGCGGGACATCGCGCGTGGCGAAAGGCTGAGTGCTTCCCGAGTGCACAATCTTCTCCACCTCACGCGGCTCGGCCCCGCCGCACTCAAGGCCATCTTGACGGGGGCAGTTCGGCAGACTTTGCAATTGAGCGAGGTGAGTGGAATAGCCCAGCAGCTTGACTGGCGCCGCCAGGCACAGATGCTCGAAAGTCGTTAA
- a CDS encoding type I restriction enzyme HsdR N-terminal domain-containing protein, whose product MDDDEFDFRAALQEVVNECRRIGYNPIGFMGMVTSSNAFEAVRTLLAKREPSEGFTTLWGKKRLDLTVEAIVLKPEWRSFFTPSERDTARRRLAAAQYRAPWDDDEQPVIDNAQIESLLKELVASKGDRSAGKRIRTQLRKLGYHGGLRSRDINIERGGGHAVVPNATSVTAVPTILPPVSNPEGLLARIRSVAGLPERNHEDVVKDFLVALGFRADSIVFQQGRIDLCVLTQDRKTAAIFEVKRTIAVESERTSARRQGMDYAMQTGALIVVVTDGDRYEIYDRRKGHEYETMLSGKFQLSAYREADTAFLDLLRPEQLCSTRM is encoded by the coding sequence ATGGACGACGACGAGTTCGATTTCAGAGCCGCGCTGCAGGAAGTTGTAAACGAGTGCCGCAGAATCGGCTACAACCCCATTGGGTTTATGGGCATGGTCACCAGTTCAAATGCGTTTGAAGCGGTACGAACGCTTCTTGCGAAACGGGAACCATCTGAGGGATTTACGACACTGTGGGGAAAGAAACGGTTAGATCTCACGGTAGAAGCGATCGTGCTCAAGCCCGAATGGCGCAGTTTTTTCACGCCATCAGAGCGCGACACCGCACGGCGTCGATTGGCTGCTGCCCAATATCGAGCCCCTTGGGACGATGACGAACAGCCTGTGATTGACAATGCTCAGATTGAATCGCTTTTGAAGGAACTGGTTGCATCCAAGGGTGACAGGAGCGCGGGCAAACGGATTCGCACCCAGCTGCGAAAGCTTGGTTACCACGGCGGCCTGCGTTCCAGGGATATCAATATCGAGCGAGGAGGTGGGCACGCAGTAGTCCCGAATGCGACGAGCGTGACCGCCGTGCCGACGATCTTGCCCCCGGTTTCAAATCCCGAAGGGCTCCTGGCGCGAATTCGGTCTGTTGCTGGCCTTCCCGAACGGAATCACGAGGATGTCGTAAAGGACTTTCTTGTAGCTCTTGGATTTCGGGCAGATTCGATCGTTTTTCAGCAAGGCCGGATCGATCTATGCGTGCTTACGCAAGACCGGAAGACGGCAGCAATATTCGAAGTAAAAAGAACGATCGCGGTGGAATCGGAACGCACGAGCGCTCGACGGCAAGGCATGGACTACGCCATGCAAACTGGCGCCCTGATTGTCGTTGTTACTGACGGCGATCGATACGAGATCTATGACCGACGCAAAGGCCATGAATACGAAACGATGCTGAGCGGTAAGTTCCAGCTATCCGCGTATCGAGAAGCGGATACGGCGTTTCTCGATCTACTCCGTCCGGAGCAGCTGTGCAGCACGCGAATGTAG